A stretch of Porites lutea chromosome 5, jaPorLute2.1, whole genome shotgun sequence DNA encodes these proteins:
- the LOC140938805 gene encoding uncharacterized protein, protein MAESCVKTELEEKRTSTRIGGTSSEMVVFTSEIPVTVKQEETETSCNMSGQESTNLPITPTGYAEHSFVEVRALDDVLSIQISNVQGSLPFQNGSDEEIPFLGKQKENQMDKSLFSDKQLKSNFRYSNHGNTVSEVQELYRDVEFAKDTATQKETYSKENELRSPISQTRFYNGIQLADIAEKEEEIYCHSRSSNEEVSGAENHPAGGSTTVFSAFQANNESLFPVYQMGNDKAMRANQFDTQNGTHETASSYQTGISKVPSSNEILNENVPLYHVGTVKEMAASQTRLIEGEPRYQVRNYQPEVSESLGGQVVNSGESLRFNQRQINDAGLNYNMNAIYKCCKCGCHSSAQSNPYYGLPPGLESQRPSVIMVPVNWNSIASGTSHMPLKGNTPYSLASKNWRNVSNIAGQQFESDSSDDDDDEREDRYFRWNIDGTTARFKLTREDWERIPINTFPSGGRLLSGDWTRIFLEKVKESNPWCSLRFKNNHVRSENSRKIHSAVFFRGGAECK, encoded by the exons ATGGCAGAAAGTTGTGTGAAGACAGAACTAGAGGAAAAGAGGACTTCCACAAGGATTGGCGGAACCAGCAGCGAAATGGTTGTTTTCACAAGTGAAATTCCCGTCACTGTTAAGCAAGAAGAAACGGAGACATCTTGCAACATGAGTGGCCAAGAGAGTACGAATTTACCCATTACCCCAACGGGCTACGCGGAACATTCCTTTGTAGAAGTACGAGCCCTTGATGACGTATTGAGTATCCAAATAAGTAATGTTCAAGGTTCACTTCCTTTCCAAAATGGTTCTGATGAAGAAATACCGTTTTTAGGCAAGCAGAAAGAAAACCAaatggataaatcactatttaGTGATAAAcaactgaaatcaaattttcgtTACAGCAACCATGGGAACACTGTGTCAGAGGTTCAAGAATTATATCGAGACGTGGAATTCGCTAAAGATACAGCCACACAAAAGGAAACTTATTCTAAGGAGAATGAATTGCGATCTCCCATAAGTCAAACCAGATTTTACAATGGGATACAATTGGCCGATATAgcagaaaaagaggaagaaataTATTGTCATTCAAGGTCTTCCAACGAAGAAGTATCAGGTGCGGAAAACCACCCTGCAGGCGGTTCAACAACGGTATTTTCAGCTTTTCAAGCGAATAACGAATCCCTATTTCCAGTATATCAGATGGGTAACGACAAGGCGATGCGGGCAAACCAGTTTGACACCCAGAATGGCACCCACGAAACGGCATCATCTTATCAAACTGGCATCAGCAAGGTTCCGTCATCAAATGAGATCTTAAACGAAAACGTCCCTCTTTACCACGTGGGTACTGTGAAAGAAATGGCAGCTTCCCAGACAAGACTCATCGAAGGGGAACCACGATATCAGGTCAGGAACTATCAACCAGAAGTATCGGAGTCTTTAGGTGGTCAGGTTGTCAATTCTGGCGAATCCCTCAGGTTTAACCAGAGACAGATAAACGACGCAGGGCTAAACTATAACATGAACGCCATATATAAGTGCTGTAAGTGTGGCTGCCATTCATCAGCGCAGAGTAACCCTTACTACGGCCTTCCACCTGGTTTAGAAAGCCAGCGCCCATCAGTTATTATGGTTCCTGTAAACTGGAACAGCATAGCCTCTGGGACGTCGCACATGCCTTTGAAG GGTAATACACCTTACTCGCTAGCGTCAAAAAATTGGCGAAACGTCTCTAATATTGCG GGTCAACAATTTGAGTCTGATTCATctgacgacgatgatgacgaaCGAGAAGATAGGTATTTTCGATGGAACATTGATGGCACAACAGCGAGGTTCAAGCTGACACGTGAAGACTGGGAAAGGATTCCAATTAATACTTTCCCAAGCGGTGGCCGACTGTTGAGTGGCGACTGGACAAGAATCTTTCTTGAAAAAGTCAAAGAAAGCAACCCATGGTGCAGTTTACGCTTCAAAAATAATCACGTGAGATCAGAAAACTCGCGCAAAATCCACTCAGCGGTTTTCTTCAGAGGAGGCGCAGAATGTAAGTGA